A single Phragmites australis chromosome 4, lpPhrAust1.1, whole genome shotgun sequence DNA region contains:
- the LOC133915355 gene encoding uncharacterized protein LOC133915355: protein MDPCPFVRVLVGNLALRMPVAPPAPPSAGAGSGVHPSTSPCYCKIRLGKMLVQNVPAPLVLLSDSGEQTPASGALAAAFHLSKADLECFNGKPSLFSSRGEASLKVAVYAGRKGSTCGVSSGRLLGKATIPLDLKDAVVKPSVLRSGWISIGKRAGKGSPAAADLSLTVHAEPDPRFVFEFDGEPECSPQVLQVRGSMKQPMFTCKFGCRSNSDLRRPGMQPEREAAGKERKGWSVTVHDLSGSPVAMASMVTPFVPSPGTDRVRRSNPGAWLILRPTGDGAWEPWARLECWRERGGAGASDSLGYHFDLLVPGVDHAVTLAESSIPASKGGKFAIDLTAAQPLSRGGTPGCSPRGSGDFTNWPLGNYRGFVMSAAVQGEGRCSKPTVEVGVSHIGCAEDAAAFVALAAAVDLSMDACRLFSHRLRKELSHLQSDLFR, encoded by the coding sequence ATGGACCCGTGCCCGTTCGTGCGGGTGTTGGTCGGCAACCTCGCGCTCAGAATGCCGGtggcgccgccggcgccgccgtcggccGGCGCCGGCTCGGGCGTCCACCCGTCGACGTCGCCGTGCTACTGCAAGATCCGGCTCGGGAAGATGCTGGTCCAGAACGTTCCAGCGCCGCTCGTGCTCCTCTCCGATAGCGGCGAGCAGACGCCGGCGTCTGGCGCCCTGGCCGCGGCGTTTCATCTGTCGAAGGCTGACTTGGAGTGCTTCAACGGGAAGCCATCGCTCTTCTCGTCGCGAGGGGAGGCGAGTCTGAAGGTGGCGGTCTACGCCGGCCGGAAGGGGAGTACCTGTGGTGTCAGCTCCGGGCGGCTGCTGGGAAAGGCTACCATCCCGCTCGACCTCAAGGACGCGGTGGTTAAGCCCTCGGTGCTGCGCAGCGGCTGGATCTCGATCGGGAAGCGCGCGGGCAAGGGCTCCCCTGCGGCCGCGGATCTCAGCCTCACCGTCCACGCCGAGCCCGACCCGCGATTTGTGTTCGAGTTCGACGGCGAGCCGGAGTGCAGCCCGCAGGTGCTGCAGGTGCGGGGCAGCATGAAGCAGCCGATGTTCACCTGCAAGTTCGGATGCCGCAGCAATAGCGACTTGCGGAGGCCTGGGATGCAGCCGGAGCGCGAGGCGGCGGGGAAAGAGCGGAAGGGGTGGTCGGTGACGGTGCACGACCTGTCGGGCTCCCCCGTGGCGATGGCGTCCATGGTCACGCCGTTCGTGCCCTCGCCTGGGACGGACCGCGTGAGGCGTTCCAACCCGGGCGCGTGGCTCATCCTCCGCCCCACCGGTGACGGCGCGTGGGAGCCCTGGGCCCGCCTCGAGTGCTGGCGCGAACGCGGTGGCGCCGGCGCGTCCGACAGCCTGGGCTACCACTTCGATCTCCTCGTCCCTGGCGTGGACCACGCCGTCACCCTGGCAGAGTCTTCCATCCCGGCATCCAAGGGCGGCAAGTTCGCCATCGACCTCACCGCCGCCCAGCCCCTCAGCCGGGGCGGCACGCCGGGGTGCAGCCCGAGGGGCAGCGGCGACTTCACCAACTGGCCGCTGGGCAACTACCGCGGGTTCGTCATGTCCGCGGCGGTCCAAGGCGAGGGCCGGTGCAGCAAGCCGACGGTGGAGGTCGGGGTGTCGCATATCGGGTGCGCGGAGGACGCGGCGGCGTTCGTTGCTCTAGCAGCAGCCGTGGACCTGAGCATGGACGCGTGC